From Longimicrobiaceae bacterium, a single genomic window includes:
- a CDS encoding tetratricopeptide repeat protein, with protein sequence MANPFLTSEEFDERAHRFYESGEYEVALEVLREGVRQHPDSALLHVGIGYVRIAREEYAWARRSFETALEIDSEYEDAWVGLGETLLKFGDVEGALRSFGRIDAMGLSEDLEIGLAIGRALYREALFTHARHRFTALVAAHPDSAEVAAARGYTLHALGDDIGARRELRRALRLDAELHEARIYLAHLLYDRSDAAGALRELERVPPQEHWDTLSVWRYIDLKCSLDGWTETDEAFAAWRERLEELEGEPDEIEHLLAEVEAAFEADVEDQAERALARLGQVEALVRALPPAAQPLALPAAVGTGTHRVRTSEGRVFSGSWDEIVGAMRDASPHPGDSLAAFMIRSAEAARAGTGQRVPCDDAESFLRGSARAGLLEIEE encoded by the coding sequence ATGGCGAATCCGTTCCTCACCTCGGAAGAATTCGACGAGCGGGCGCACCGCTTCTACGAGTCCGGCGAGTACGAGGTTGCTCTGGAGGTCCTCCGCGAGGGCGTCCGGCAGCATCCGGATTCGGCGCTGCTGCACGTGGGGATCGGGTACGTCCGCATCGCCCGGGAGGAGTACGCCTGGGCGCGCCGCTCGTTCGAGACCGCGCTGGAGATCGACTCCGAGTACGAGGACGCCTGGGTGGGCCTCGGCGAGACGCTGCTCAAGTTCGGCGACGTGGAGGGGGCGCTCCGCTCCTTCGGCCGGATCGACGCCATGGGGCTCTCCGAAGACCTCGAGATCGGGCTGGCCATCGGGCGCGCGCTCTACCGGGAGGCCCTGTTCACGCACGCCCGGCACCGCTTCACGGCGCTGGTGGCGGCGCACCCCGACAGCGCGGAGGTGGCGGCGGCGCGCGGGTACACCCTGCACGCCCTCGGCGACGACATCGGGGCGCGCCGCGAGCTGCGCCGCGCGCTCCGGCTGGACGCGGAGCTGCACGAGGCGCGCATCTACCTGGCGCACCTCCTGTACGACCGGAGCGACGCGGCGGGCGCCCTGCGCGAGCTGGAGCGCGTCCCCCCGCAGGAGCACTGGGACACCCTCTCGGTCTGGCGCTACATCGACCTGAAGTGCTCGCTGGACGGGTGGACGGAGACGGACGAGGCGTTCGCCGCCTGGCGCGAGCGGCTGGAGGAGCTGGAGGGGGAGCCGGACGAGATCGAGCACCTCCTGGCCGAGGTGGAGGCCGCCTTCGAGGCGGACGTCGAGGACCAGGCCGAGCGCGCCCTGGCGCGCCTGGGGCAGGTGGAGGCGCTGGTCCGCGCCCTTCCCCCCGCCGCCCAGCCGCTGGCGCTCCCGGCGGCGGTGGGGACCGGGACGCACCGGGTGCGCACCTCCGAGGGGCGCGTCTTCTCCGGGAGCTGGGACGAGATCGTGGGCGCCATGCGCGACGCCTCCCCGCACCCCGGCGACTCGCTGGCGGCGTTCATGATCCGCTCGGCCGAGGCGGCGCGGGCGGGTACGGGGCAGCGGGTCCCCTGCGACGACGCGGAGTCGTTCCTCCGCGGGAGCGCGCGCGCCGGGCTGCTGGAGATCGAGGAGTAG
- a CDS encoding HD domain-containing phosphohydrolase — MFHGRVLVVSDRREVVDELDPVIRAEGHLTLTVPHGGEALSVFEQGIIPDLVITDLGGTAPLEGIGYLRRFRQLNQLGQHLVVVEPGAPFTGTTTCGTAGPAFRIEPFSVLPRPLDPEQVRGSIAGAIDRIRQDLQSLRGEMFRETARLQRAIREAQLEMVTALAMTMEAKDPYMRGHCVRVAELCREVARELELDDAAAELVHTAAMLHEIGKLGVSLDLLHKTAPLTPAELEQIRSHTRAGAQIVGAVPSLRRLAPLIEHQYTSYAELPSRIPPDTPEFLLAGILRVVDTYDAMTSDRSYRETLPRELWEKVLRSRAGSEFHPDAVTAFFRVERRIGTAGSRV; from the coding sequence ATGTTCCACGGTAGAGTGCTGGTCGTGAGCGACCGCCGCGAGGTGGTCGACGAGCTCGACCCCGTGATCCGCGCCGAGGGGCACCTCACGCTCACCGTCCCGCACGGCGGAGAGGCGCTCAGCGTGTTCGAGCAGGGGATCATCCCCGACCTGGTGATCACGGACCTGGGAGGGACCGCGCCGCTGGAGGGGATCGGCTACCTCCGCCGCTTCCGGCAGCTCAACCAGCTCGGGCAGCACCTGGTGGTGGTGGAGCCGGGGGCGCCGTTCACCGGCACCACCACCTGCGGGACGGCCGGACCGGCGTTCCGGATCGAGCCGTTCAGCGTCCTCCCCCGTCCGCTCGACCCCGAGCAGGTGCGCGGCTCCATTGCGGGAGCGATCGACCGGATCCGCCAGGACCTGCAGTCGCTGCGCGGCGAGATGTTCCGCGAGACGGCGCGGCTGCAGCGGGCGATCCGCGAGGCCCAGCTGGAGATGGTCACCGCCCTGGCCATGACCATGGAGGCCAAGGACCCGTACATGCGCGGCCACTGCGTGCGGGTGGCCGAGCTGTGCCGGGAGGTCGCCCGGGAGCTGGAGCTGGACGACGCCGCGGCGGAGCTGGTGCACACCGCCGCCATGCTGCACGAGATCGGGAAGCTGGGCGTCTCGCTGGACCTGCTGCACAAGACCGCGCCGCTCACCCCGGCCGAGCTGGAGCAGATCCGCTCCCACACCCGGGCCGGGGCGCAGATCGTGGGCGCCGTCCCCTCGCTCCGGCGGTTGGCGCCGCTGATCGAGCACCAGTACACCAGCTACGCCGAGCTCCCCAGCCGCATCCCCCCGGACACCCCGGAGTTCCTCCTCGCCGGGATCCTCCGGGTGGTGGACACCTACGACGCCATGACCTCGGACCGCTCCTACCGCGAGACGCTGCCCCGCGAGCTGTGGGAGAAGGTGCTGCGGAGCCGCGCCGGGAGCGAGTTCCACCCCGACGCGGTGACGGCGTTCTTCCGGGTGGAGCGGCGGATCGGGACCGCAGGGAGCAGGGTGTAG